A single region of the Deltaproteobacteria bacterium genome encodes:
- a CDS encoding type II toxin-antitoxin system prevent-host-death family antitoxin — MKESSVNQLNITEFKAKCLSLLDKTAKKGVEYIITKRGEPIARVIPAKKEKRSLRGSLKGKASIHGDIVHFDTSDLWEALKE, encoded by the coding sequence GTGAAAGAGTCATCCGTAAATCAATTGAACATCACCGAGTTTAAGGCCAAGTGTTTGAGCCTTTTGGACAAAACCGCTAAAAAGGGGGTGGAGTACATCATCACCAAACGGGGGGAACCGATCGCGCGGGTGATCCCGGCTAAAAAGGAAAAACGCTCTTTGAGAGGGTCCCTGAAAGGGAAGGCCTCAATCCATGGCGATATCGTCCACTTCGACACCTCCGACCTGTGGGAAGCCCTCAAAGAATGA